The proteins below are encoded in one region of Ostrea edulis chromosome 3, xbOstEdul1.1, whole genome shotgun sequence:
- the LOC130053347 gene encoding ATP-dependent DNA helicase RecQ-like, with the protein MRKLTSERMAASIDQQTNAICDRFKIQSLTEKQYKTITAIENGKDVFTSTKTGSGKSLSYEYFPVLHPGKCVLIIAPLISIMKEQCEKLQNMGFKASYIGKDLQDTDLLEQGLYDFVFGSPEVFLNNSKWRTMLKSDIYQIKLQLIAVDEAHTVTQWGEGDKEEEPFREAFAHIGELRSLCPKASLLALTATSGPSQRRKIMKMLCFSANSEVILDSPDRENIKLTSLCIPNSDNLEKVFHWLIDILKTQKAKAERHIIFCESIADVSKIYTTFVKHFGNDCQHFEMFHSKTDEKVKEIISKDMNVDGNIRVLICTNAAGMGVNFHNVHHVIHYKLPRKLDTFVQQMGRVGRDGQFSDELILYKTNNNHLKKVEIEMVRLAKDDSKCRHEILCEAYLLPSKKILPLHDCCDVCESKCECKSDLCPRTHEGVRIKNEDNSSSDLEDEMTRFVNDRKKQLIHDNLLFYKSQMPTADCIVKFEVLHGLTNEVIQKIVTNSNSIFTPDDVMRKYPIWSMDTATAVSEIISDVVGDLDMYNLAEDSEVESD; encoded by the exons ATGCGAAAACTGACGTCAGAAAGAATGGCTGCCTCCATAGATCAACAAACTAATGCCATTTGTGATCGATTTAAAATCCAATCGCTAAcagaaaaacaatacaaaactaTAACGGCTATAGAAAATGGAAAAGACGTGTTTACGAGCACCAAAACCGGTAGTGGAAAATCGCTAAGCTACGAATACTTCCCAGTCCTGCACCCAGGAAAATGCGTGTTGATCATAGCCCCCCTGATTAGTATTATGAAAGAGCAGTGCGAAAAATTGCAAAATATGGGCTTTAAGGCGTCATACATTGGAAAAGACTTACAAGATACAGATTTACTTGAACAGGGCTTGTATGATTTTGTGTTTGGAAGCCCCGAGGTCTTCCTCAATAACAGCAAGTGGAGAACTATGTTGAAGTCGGACATCTACCAGATTAAGTTGCAGTTAATAGCAGTTGATGAAGCTCATACGGTTACACAATG GGGAGAGGGAGACAAGGAAGAGGAGCCCTTCAGAGAGGCATTTGCTCACATTGGAGAATTGAGATCACTGTGCCCCAAAGCATCTTTACTTGCCCTTACTGCAACATCTGGGCCAAGTCAACGAaggaaaattatgaaaatgttaTGTTTTAGTGCAAACTCTGAAGTTATATTAGATTCACCAGATCGAGAAAATATTAAGTTAACATCATTGTGTATTCCAAATtcagataatttagaaaaagtaTTCCATTGgttgattgatatattgaagACCCAAAAGGCAAAAGCTGAGCGACACattattttttgtgaaagtATTGCAGATGTTTCCAAGATCTACACAACATTTGTTAAACATTTTGGCAATGACtgtcaacattttgaaatgtttcataGTAAAACAGATGAGAAAGTGAAAGAAATCATTTCGAAGGACATGAACGTAGATGGTAATATCCGGGTGCTGATCTGTACAAATGCGGCTGGCATGGGggtgaatttccacaatgtacACCATGTTATCCATTACAAACTACCTAGGAAATTGGATACATTTGTTCAGCAGATGGGGAGAGTAGGACGTGATGGACAGTTCTCAGATGAActgatattgtataaaacaaataataatcacCTTAAAAAAGTGGAAATTGAGATGGTACGTTTGGCTAAAGATGACAGTAAATGTAGACATGAAATCCTTTGTGAAGCCTATCTATTACCTAGCAAGAAAATATTACCATTACACGACTGCTGTGATGTCTGTGAAAGTAAATGCGAGTGTAAAAGTGATCTTTGTCCTCGAACACATGAAGGTGTAAGGATAAAAAATGAAGACAATTCATCATCAGACCTTGAGGATGAAATGACAAGATTTGTTAATGACAGAAAGAAACAACTAATTCATGATAACCTACTGTTCTATAAATCACAAATGCCCACTGCTGATTGTATTGTGAAATTTGAAGTACTACATGGACTGACAAATGAAGTTATTCAAAAGATAGTAACAAACAGTAATTCAATATTTACACCTGATGATGTAATGAGAAAATATCCAATTTGGTCAATGGATACTGCTACTGCCGTTAGTGAAATTATTTCCGATGTTGTTGGTGATTTGGATATGTATAATTTAGCCGAAGACTCTGAAGTAGAGTCTGATTGA